GCTTGCAGTTCCATTAACAGGTCTCCTAACTCTCTAAGCCTGGGATGGTCTTTGCTGGAGATTTTCCCAAAGCTGTCTACTCTATTCCACAGGCAGTCCTCTATAATCTCAGGAGCCCCATAGCACTCATCAAGTCTCTGCCATGCCATCTGCAAACCCTTTCTGGAGTCATTCACATGTACAGCTTGTATGCGTTTCACTTGCTTGCATGACTCAATGCCTAACCATCTCACCAGAAGATCTATTTCTTCTTTGTAAGAGAGATTAAGATCTGTTATAGCATTTCTGAATGAAGCCCGCCAAGCCCTATAGTTTTCTGGCAGATCATCAAACTGCACCAGTCCCTTTGAAATAATTTCTCGTCTTGCCATATATCTTACCAGATCCGACGTGACTTGGTTGTGAGCTGGAGTCTGGGTAACGATTAACTGGTGGTATCATTCTAGCATCAGATGAGCAAGTATAAGTTCCTTTTTCCACTGGAGGCATAGGATAGCTGTAGCAGTCAGGTGGATCTATGCAGTGGTGTGGAGTGTCAAGTCGCTTGCTGTCCAtcgcagggtcttccctgaagatCTGACCGCTGGAGTTTCTCATTGGAGGGGCATAAAATGATAGGTCTGCAGTGAAGGGAGGGTCTTGACAAGAGGCGTTCTGCTGCTGTGAACTTGTCTGAAGTGGAAAGCGTGTGCTGCTGTGTGGGTACTTGTTTCCGTCTTCTGAGATTGGATCGGGTTGATGGAGTATCTGTGAATGTTCTCTCACATATTCTTCAGTACGCTGTATAGCAGTTTCGTGCTTTAAGTCAAGCTGGATGTCTGGTTTGTCGCTTGTGTCATCATCCGTTTCTAATGCAGCCTCTAATACTTGTGCTTTTGCAGTTGCTGCAGCTGCTGACTTTTTCAAACTGAGTACTTCTAGTGAAGCTTCTATACGTGCCTTTTCTTGCTTTATCTTTGCTTCTTCTTCTGCAAATACTATTTGTGCTTTCATGGCCTCTGCTTCGGCTCTGGCTAGCGCTCCTGCTTCAGAAGCACGAGATCGATGTGAGAGTCTGGATGAGCGTGACACTCTGGATCTGGTCTTCTGTGAAACTTCAGACATCTTTGTGTTGCTAGGTGTGGGTCCGTGTGAGACAGTAACTTCAGTCCCTCTGCAGTAGAAGCTGTGGCTGCACTGTGCGGTTGTGTAGTGCTGCTGTACACGGATTAAGCGCTGATCATGCTTGCATTGCTCTATCGCATTCAAGGGCCGTCTCCGATAAAGCCGTTGTTTTACTGTCCTGCTCCCCTTATTGTGAAGAATAATTCGACAGTTAGTTTACTCGCCCTTCAATCACCACACTGTTAAAGTTCCGGTAACTTGTTTAATGTGTATGATCAAAAGAAGGTAAAACTGTGAATACAGACAAAGCATAGTATCAGACCATACATGCAATGCAGGAGCGTGGATTAATACAATAACGCATACATCAAAGAACAGTGATGCATAAAAATACACTATGGAGCATCTGACATAAACTGCGTCTGCAGATGAGAGAACTATAGCATAGCATGTGACAGGAATCTACTAACATAGATTAGCTAATACTTAACTATAAAGCTCTAACATAAGCATGTGTACAACGAAATATGCATCCTACACTGCAGATATAAGTAAATGATAAGGTTTGACATACCAACGATGCTTGGATGGCGTGGATGAAGGATAGATGCATGTGGATGCAACAGTACAGTGTGAATCTAGGAAATATGGCTGCTGGAATAAAGAACAACCTGCTTCCTGATACAGAGAGTCTACTTCCTGcagtgtcacatgacctcaggacagaacagaaaagaacaaagcaGTCTTAAAGgtgtccactagggggagcagaaTTCAGCAATGTAGATTAACATAATCTGGCTGTGGACAGACAGCACAGCTCCAGAGGGGTCCAAGATCTTTCCTCTAATACATTTACTGATTCTGGCAGCCAAGAGGTGCCTCTTTAGAGAATGGCTAAACTCTAGTGTACCTTCACACAATGATGTGTTCACGCAGGTCAAATTAtgtttttaaaagaagaaaacagAAGCGGAAAGATTAAAAGGAAAACACATAAGCACATTCTTTCACAGATGGGAAGATTTTATTAGAATGGTTTTTGCAGACAATGAAATGAAAACAGTAATGACACCATTTGTAAACTCAGAATGGTACCTTAGGAGAAAGATTGCAAACCAGCTAGGAAGGCTACAGGTTGACTAATGGAAATTGGAAAGCGAGCAAACAGAATAGGCACCTAAGGGAGgaagggaagtttccttattggtTAATGGGGATAACCTGTTTGTTGTTAATTTATGTATAACAATCAACAAATTGTACTAAATAACATGTACTGCATTGTACAGGAAATTACTGTAATACATTGCTATTATATacaaatttaaatgtataaactccaataaagaatatattaaaaaacaaaacaaaaacaaaaaacattaagggtgagggtctactgctgagctgaccatcgaaaaaattatgggcgagggcctgctgctgatctgaccatggaaaaaattatggttaagggcctgatgctgagctgaccatcgaaaaaattatggttgagggcctgctgctgagctgaccctctaaaacattaggagcgagggcagcctaataagcatgttgatataatggaggaggaggacggcgagaaaaggaagattgaaccatataccctttttgtgctggaagggttgcatgggaatacagtgtattcaatacaccataaaatacatatttagagtgcctttatgttcagccgctttcctctggtgcagtagagaagtcaggggcaatccaggccttgttcattttgataagagtcaacctgtcagcatttttagttagGTTACGGCCACAGGGtgagagaggcgctcatagggtaaataagtCAAGATACAACAGCTTCCTTCAAAAACAGGTGGTGCAACCGTATTGAACAGGTGGTACAACCGTATTGAAGGTAGGCTGTGAGATTTGTAGgtaacaggttggtgctgccagaTGCATCAGGAAACCCTTGGGGCGAAGGCCAGGTCAGCACTCAGGAAAAAATTGGAAAACGTATCTCAGCTTGTGACTATAGAGTGATATCCAGCTAATAGACGATCGTAAGGCGCATTACCACAACCCCATGCAGGATACAAGCATTTTGACAGTGTTTTATTTTCTTTCATTTTATCTTTTATTCCCAATTTATTTATctcttctccctttttttttcttcttcttttccccttctttctgcctTTTATCGTTGCAACAGTAACAGATTTGTGCTTTTACATTTCAGTCGCAAGCTCCCAGACTTACAACCTAACCCCAGATTTATTCTATCATATGTCTTGGATATCATATTCTCCTCATCATTATATCATCACCATTACATTCATTTATTcaattattcatttatttatttttatatttatttttaattatatttatatCCATGTTTACTAGCACTACCTTTCTCGTATAATTCTACATCCCTAGTCTCTCTCCCCCAAATTTTTGACCAATTTCTCCAACACTCCCCTCTGACCCTCCCCTCCATCCATCCTAACTCTCCAGTATTCATTTACACATTCATACATCCATTCTTCTATTATCCTCCAACCAGTTCATTCTATCTTTAATAAGTAAATTTCCATGTCCCAGTCATGCTGTTACCCTTTCACACCTAATGATATCTATAGTGCAGTGCTTCTCTCCTCTAGACTATCAGGGAAGACACTGATGAGAGGAGGATAATTGTCTCCCTCCGATCGCGTCGCTCCCTTAGAGAGCATTAACACTGCTAACAAGCACACTTGCCGCGCCGCTCGTAGAAGCGGCCGGCATTCCAGCGCTGTGTGACCCCGCCCCCTGCCCTCCCGATATCAATCCCTTCGTTAGCGCGCGCAGACCTCCCTGCCTGCACGTCCCTTCCACATGTGCCACGTGCAAGACTGTAGCGAGAACGCTCCAACAAACGGCTACACAAACTCTATCCACAATTGAAACAAGGTAACTATCCTCAAATGGACATACTTATATATCCACAGACTGTTACATATATTCAAAGGTCCACTTCTTCAAAACTGTTACATACATATagagggggaggagaagaaaaagggggaaaagaaagaaaaaagagacaAGGGGAAAAGGGAAAGTTATATATTCACCGGTTAGTCTACCCTAGTCAACGTTCTAAAAACCTTCCCTCTCTGTTTTACATGACCGCATAGGCACCGACatgcaccatttttttgtcaATATGTACTAACGTATGTCAGTCCTATCAACATAAAACGTCTCGTCACATTGAATTATGTATACATTAGTTATGTGGTTAATGAATTATGTATACACTTATATACATTTACTGATGAATTTATGTTATTGAGGTATTTACTCACTcaagtattttaatttttacttATTCATCTATGTATTTATGTACATAAGCATATACCTACAGATctctttttatatatactttCTTATACTCATTGATGTACTTGCCCACTTAATTAAGTGTTCTATTTtacctatatatttatttattcatgcaAGTATATATCCATAGATCTTTATATATCAAATTCTATATACGACttttatacatacatatacatttattttttactatttattttcAATTATATGTTTACCATTTATGTTCCTTGTAGACTTGAGAAAAGGGTTGTCgagaccccgaaacgcattgtctcgtagtaaACTTTGTTGTATCCTGCATCGGGTTGTGGTAATGCGCCTTACGATCGTCTATTAGCTGGATCACTCTATCGTGACAGGCTGAGATATGTTttccagcattttcagttgacagtcggatgcgcttatcagttattttgCCCCCATCAGCACTAAATGCCCTCTGACAAAATTCTGGCGGCAGGGTAGTaggtttgtgccacgtgtccagcttggacacccaatagttgttaagcacagaggaatcattgaggacgctgacacggtctgttaCGTACACCTTCAccttcttccaaaacttttctctccttgtgcatcagggtgaggttgctggcagggtgtgatgaaatgggaggatctgtggatggcactgttatgggaggatctgtggatggcactgttatggggtgggggttctgtggatggcacatatataacagtgccatccacagatcccccataacagtgccatccacagatgtcccccataaaactgtcatccacagattacccccctaccccccccccccccccccaccgctccagtgctgcagtatacaaatataaaatgtttaattcaattaaaagtgattaaacatgccccctcactcctaatatttgTCATGGCTGGAGGTGgaggaaacccccagccgtgcggtgccaggagatggtagggttaccacttggccaaacaacacagaattagggagcaggtcacctcctgttgcgtccctaactctgaccctgtctcctacctgcatgggccgaccttgatggtaggagggcccatactcaggaacctcggatccctgctgaccctccgcagatccctgacctaggagctgggtgagacgacctactcctccttggcacggaggagcaggagtctcaatggccaagcaacaaggggaaacagaaaacaccttatggcagtgacaggcaaacgcaagcaacacaacactcacctgccaccgaacaacacaaccaggaacccatgtgcaggtgctgtttgttcaggacaccaacaatgacagcacacacagacatcacacagggacccggaccataagctgcaatgataCAGAAAACCcccacacacctagataacaccgtgtaacaaagatttatgaccagaagggaggcccccactggtagatggtaatatacaggaggctgctccagctatgcctggctgagagcaacctactgagccaagccagaggctttataggcctgagtggccacacccaccggtcagaacacacccagtgacatcacacactgggaagggagttaacccttcctacaccacagaagagaagggaaaacaccaacttaaagggaaatagcacacacactcactcacctgttaccgctggcaacggcatgcgtggcaaccgtgtcctgaagaacaaccagcaggccgagaccctgccaccacatgcacacaacaccagacgttgccgcggacaaccgcaggtgaagggaggtgtccaagtgcatacaaccaacacaacctcgtgcacaacaaacacacaaagggagtgcacataaaacacgttgccaagggcaaccgcacgcatgcctgttatctgcagcaaccgcacctgaggcaaaccactaagtgcccccagctgcggttgacacaacaccaaaaccgcgggtaactgcatgcggctcccaaggagtcacgaccatgaccaagggtcgtgacaatattaccgtacaccctagcagcttctgtacaatgcaggcaggcaggccaggcgtccggtgcgtcactcacagacgtcacgtgcctgcttcattcatagagtaggcggcgcaggcacgtgacatcagggagttacgctgccgctgccgaccgcccggcctgcctgccttctacagaagctgttagggtgtacggtaatattaaaagtgggggggcatgtttaatcacttttaattgaatgagacattttatatctgtatagtgcagcactggagcggcggggccgaaatacagtgactgcaccgctgccgcaattgccggcccccagcttctccttccagtccctccccgctcgctcATACATCACAGCAtgcaatgtaaaaatgtcagcattcgccccataagacgcaggggcatttctcccccatttttgggggggaaaaagtgcatcttatgggggc
The genomic region above belongs to Bufo gargarizans isolate SCDJY-AF-19 chromosome 4, ASM1485885v1, whole genome shotgun sequence and contains:
- the LOC122935372 gene encoding uncharacterized protein LOC122935372 — protein: MSEVSQKTRSRVSRSSRLSHRSRASEAGALARAEAEAMKAQIVFAEEEAKIKQEKARIEASLEVLSLKKSAAAATAKAQVLEAALETDDDTSDKPDIQLDLKHETAIQRTEEYVREHSQILHQPDPISEDGNKYPHSSTRFPLQTSSQQQNASCQDPPFTADLSFYAPPMRNSSGQIFREDPAMDSKRLDTPHHCIDPPDCYSYPMPPVEKGTYTCSSDARMIPPVNRYPDSSSQPSHVGSGKIYGKTRNYFKGTGAV